TCAGAATTGGTGCAGGGCCAGCGCACAAGCCGGTGAGCCGTGGAGCCTCCGGCAGATCTCTTATCGAGGGGCACGTATGTCCGGACTGATCGACACCACGGAGATGTATCTCCGCACCATCCTCGAGCTGGAAGAGGAAGGCGTGGTCCCGATGCGCGCCCGCATCGCCGAGCGGCTCGACCAGAGCGGTCCGACGGTCAGCCAGACGGTGGCGCGAATGGAGCGCGACGGCCTGGTGTCGGTCGCCGCGGACCGTCATCTGGAGCTGACGGACGAGGGCCGCCGCCTGGCGACCCGCGTGATGCGCAAGCACCGCCTCGCCGAATGCCTGCTGGTCGACGTGATCGGGCTGGAGTGGGAGCAGGTGCACGCCGAGGCGTGTCGCTGGGAACACGTGATGAGCGAGGCGGTCGAGCGCCGCGTCCTGGAGCTGCTGCGCCACCCCACCGAGTCGCCGTACGGGAACCCGATCCCGGGCCTGGAGGAGCTGGGCGAGAAGGACGGCGCGGACCCGTTCCTGGACGAGAGCATGGTGTCGCTGGCCGAGCTGGACCCGGGCGCCGACGGCAAGACGGTCGTCGTACGGCGCATCGGCGAGCCCATCCAGACGGACGCGCAGCTGATGTACACGCTGCGGCGGGCGGGCGTGCAGCCCGGCTCGGTGGTCAGCGTGACGGAGTCCGCGGGCGGCGTCCTGGTCGGCAGCGGCGGCGAGGCGGCCGAGCTGGAGGCGGACATCGCGTCCCACGTCTTCGTGGCCAAGCGCTGAAGCGCGGCGCCGCCACTTCGTGGCCGCGTCGACCCCGGTGACTCAGGGGGCAGTTGTGATGGTTCCGCGGTCCTACTGAAACCAAGATTCAGTGGGCGGAATCGCAGCGCCCGGGCCGTTCGCATGCGAGGCTGTCGCATGAGGCATATGACCTGAGGGCTCTTGGCCGGAATGTGACAGCGATGTCACCTGGCCGGGAAGGGGGCGGGGAGGATGTGCCGTAGAGACGTGGAGAGCCCCGGCGCCCAAGGGCGCCGGGGCCTGTCCTCCCCTGTTCTGACCCGGAGCCCCGAGCTCTCAGGGTCATCCCCCTCGGACCGTTTTTCCCCGAGCGGTCCGCCTCCCGCAGAAGATCTCCCCCCGGAGGCGACGGCCAATCCTCGGGGGAGGTCACTCGAAGGAGGGGTGTTGCCGCCAGAAACAGCGTTTTCGAATAGCCATTCGATAGCGTGGGGATGAAGCAACACTCCGGGCCGGCGGTGACCGGCAACATCCGGCAGGAGCAGCAGGAGCAGCAGCACGACAGCGGCAGTACGACGAGCGCGTGGACCGGCCTACTCGAATGGGAGCGAGCGGTCCGAACGAAGCCAGGGGGGTGCCAGGACGATGGTGCGGCGCATCGACGTGACCGGAGCGGGCGGC
The Streptomyces sp. CGMCC 4.7035 DNA segment above includes these coding regions:
- a CDS encoding metal-dependent transcriptional regulator, whose amino-acid sequence is MSGLIDTTEMYLRTILELEEEGVVPMRARIAERLDQSGPTVSQTVARMERDGLVSVAADRHLELTDEGRRLATRVMRKHRLAECLLVDVIGLEWEQVHAEACRWEHVMSEAVERRVLELLRHPTESPYGNPIPGLEELGEKDGADPFLDESMVSLAELDPGADGKTVVVRRIGEPIQTDAQLMYTLRRAGVQPGSVVSVTESAGGVLVGSGGEAAELEADIASHVFVAKR